Proteins from one Clostridium cellulovorans 743B genomic window:
- a CDS encoding ABC transporter ATP-binding protein, producing the protein MKAKHRSTIFIASICSLFLACLNIYQANQVIVLLQSVLDKNKNKLMNAVIYLSIVILLGVLASFLKQFTTNAYSIRKESNLREMLTKKIINIKISDYNKQEKGSFISKYVTNIQTISGFYKNSFINLIYLPVMFSGTCIFLLTLNVKLFIISFCLLPVCVYFSNNVSKKIGKYSEEYFSVLESSNAIVSECFVMFTIVKVFNMIPLLIDKVQKNLRVNRNLGCEVEKSQSILFLILILIYEVPGVICIIYGSYLVAQNQISVAGLIVYMQMTSYIVNPIVEFANHVVSMKKAIGASKELRKIMMLDQEDNLLNCKTKENNNYENILEFNNVSYSYDERQKNILNNISFKIQKGSIIAIVGESGSGKSTIINLISGFYDYYDGSIFICGNNIKDYSKQELRKLISVSFQDSHLFSTTIYNNILYGNIYADKEAVISSSSNAYAIDFISSFSDKFDELVSEDGKKLSGGQRQRVGIARAFLKKASLLVLDEPTAALDATSEGKVVDYLKKLKNGNCGVLITSHRLKTILYADKIIVLKNGAIVAQGNHEELLKECEYYRTILLSSDKEDNVC; encoded by the coding sequence TTGAAAGCCAAACATAGAAGTACCATTTTTATTGCTAGCATATGTTCTTTGTTTTTAGCTTGTTTAAATATATACCAAGCTAATCAAGTAATAGTACTTTTACAATCAGTACTTGATAAGAATAAGAACAAACTTATGAATGCAGTAATATATCTATCAATAGTTATATTATTAGGAGTGTTAGCATCATTTTTAAAGCAATTTACTACTAATGCATATAGTATACGAAAAGAATCAAACCTAAGAGAAATGTTGACTAAAAAAATAATTAATATAAAGATTTCAGACTACAACAAACAGGAAAAAGGTTCTTTTATTTCAAAATATGTAACCAACATACAAACCATTAGTGGTTTTTATAAAAATAGTTTTATAAATTTAATATATTTGCCTGTAATGTTCAGTGGAACTTGTATCTTCTTACTAACATTAAATGTTAAGCTATTTATTATTAGTTTTTGCTTATTACCTGTTTGCGTTTATTTTAGTAATAATGTATCAAAAAAAATTGGGAAATATAGTGAGGAATATTTCTCAGTTTTAGAGAGTTCAAATGCTATAGTTTCTGAGTGTTTTGTTATGTTTACTATTGTTAAGGTTTTTAATATGATTCCTTTACTAATTGATAAAGTCCAAAAAAACTTGAGAGTAAATCGTAATTTGGGATGTGAAGTTGAAAAATCACAATCTATACTTTTTCTTATTCTTATCCTTATATATGAAGTACCAGGCGTGATATGTATTATTTATGGAAGTTATTTAGTTGCTCAAAATCAAATAAGTGTTGCTGGACTCATCGTTTACATGCAGATGACTTCGTATATTGTTAATCCAATAGTTGAATTTGCAAATCATGTTGTTTCTATGAAAAAAGCTATAGGGGCGTCGAAAGAATTGAGAAAAATAATGATGTTGGACCAAGAGGATAACTTATTAAATTGCAAAACGAAAGAGAATAATAATTATGAAAACATATTAGAATTTAATAATGTATCATATAGTTATGATGAACGACAAAAAAATATCCTAAACAATATTAGTTTTAAAATACAAAAAGGAAGTATTATAGCTATTGTTGGTGAAAGTGGAAGTGGGAAGAGTACAATAATTAATCTTATTTCAGGTTTTTATGATTATTATGATGGGTCGATTTTTATCTGTGGTAACAATATAAAGGATTATTCAAAACAAGAACTAAGAAAACTTATTTCAGTATCATTTCAAGATTCACATTTATTTTCAACAACTATATATAACAATATATTGTACGGAAACATTTATGCAGACAAAGAGGCTGTTATATCCAGTTCTTCAAATGCATACGCCATAGACTTTATTAGTAGTTTTAGTGATAAATTTGATGAATTAGTTAGTGAAGATGGCAAAAAATTATCTGGAGGACAACGTCAACGAGTTGGAATTGCACGTGCATTCTTAAAAAAGGCATCTTTGTTAGTTTTGGATGAGCCTACAGCAGCATTAGATGCTACTTCTGAAGGGAAAGTCGTTGATTATTTAAAAAAACTAAAAAATGGTAATTGTGGTGTTTTAATTACCTCTCATAGACTAAAGACTATTTTGTATGCAGATAAAATAATAGTTTTAAAAAATGGAGCAATTGTAGCCCAAGGAAATCATGAGGAATTATTAAAAGAATGTGAATATTACAGAACAATATTACTTTCGTCAGACAAAGAAGATAATGTTTGTTAA
- a CDS encoding toll/interleukin-1 receptor domain-containing protein: MSKVFLSHSSCDKEFVRPIAELFGKDRCIFDEVTFEGGMKNIDEIFRNMDNTDIFVYFISDYSLNSDWVKIELNNAQEKLYSSSHRLKQIFPIIIDPKIMYSDKRIADFIKAGFNGYNLRHINHYKLAYEKIISQMINLQMSIDSKFAEKKNLFYGRDAEIKKFKERYDDSSRNPMKCLVVSGIEGIGRRSFVREVLKSAKIIKSYYFPATISLSRNESIEDLIIKISNLGFGKYSLQDIISISSLNSKVELLSELLLEVQRYNEHIVIYDDKCLINLDRSVKLWFEEALKKIKNEIVISIASNIKLDSMKYRTNDDFFFIDLSGLEKSECAGLLRTYAELEGVNFERDDIKFIQGSLTGYPPQIMYCVDLVKEYDIMYLKNNPHKIVDYSSDKASAILNAVIEEEKEDISYGFLSFLSEYDTVPSSVIYEIFKINPLYEEIFRRFIVLTIVRCIGASNEYIKVNSVIQDYILRNKYSLPKDILNYLKEKIKEFNQNIDNPKYTDFIDFTELSYYIKENMKNDEYVPNKFLYSTLFLRSIVELYNDMKIDKVITIIKGLKNNGTFEMYDPITQSQIQYYYCLALARKDSNEFNEQVGFFRRSKFNKDSKAYINYNFLKGFNYRLSGQLEFAENSFRNVISKNRNHSRAKRELATVYILLEQYDLAFDLSKHNYKKDLANIYQMQAYFECLVRKNNLSLQEKKELDKILSTVNNLYSERQLDIFYQMNALYKAFIENRQNEAIQLLKEGLTKFDTSTYLLKELFDIYRECGNLTGMKNTLESLASAIKDGRSGFENIYVFREAIYEAYSGKSKADIEINLNRRKSLSHSIKTRILSKVDDVISKRSL; encoded by the coding sequence ATGAGTAAAGTATTTTTATCTCACAGTAGCTGTGATAAAGAATTTGTTAGGCCAATAGCTGAATTGTTTGGTAAAGATAGATGTATTTTTGATGAAGTAACATTTGAAGGTGGAATGAAAAATATTGATGAAATATTTAGAAATATGGATAATACAGATATCTTTGTGTATTTCATTTCTGATTATTCATTGAATTCAGATTGGGTAAAAATAGAACTTAATAATGCCCAAGAAAAGCTTTATTCAAGTTCACATAGGTTGAAGCAAATATTTCCTATTATTATTGATCCTAAAATAATGTATTCGGATAAACGTATAGCAGATTTTATTAAAGCTGGGTTTAATGGATATAACTTAAGACATATAAATCACTATAAACTTGCATACGAGAAAATAATTAGTCAAATGATTAATTTGCAAATGAGTATAGATTCAAAATTTGCTGAAAAGAAAAACTTATTTTATGGAAGAGATGCTGAAATAAAAAAGTTTAAAGAGAGATATGATGATAGTTCACGTAATCCAATGAAATGCCTTGTTGTATCAGGAATCGAAGGAATAGGAAGGCGGTCATTTGTACGAGAAGTACTAAAAAGTGCAAAAATAATTAAATCGTATTATTTTCCAGCTACAATTTCTTTATCTAGAAATGAATCAATAGAGGATTTGATAATAAAAATATCTAATTTAGGGTTTGGAAAATATTCACTTCAAGACATAATTTCAATTTCTTCACTTAACTCAAAAGTTGAATTATTATCAGAATTATTATTAGAAGTTCAAAGGTATAATGAACATATAGTTATATATGATGATAAATGTTTAATCAATTTAGACAGGAGCGTTAAGCTTTGGTTTGAAGAAGCACTGAAAAAAATCAAAAATGAAATTGTTATCTCAATAGCATCAAATATAAAATTAGATTCTATGAAATACCGAACTAATGATGATTTCTTCTTTATAGATTTATCAGGACTTGAAAAATCAGAATGTGCTGGATTACTTAGGACATATGCAGAGTTGGAAGGAGTTAATTTTGAAAGAGATGATATTAAATTCATTCAAGGATCATTGACTGGATATCCACCTCAGATAATGTACTGTGTAGATTTAGTTAAAGAATATGATATTATGTATCTTAAGAATAATCCGCATAAAATTGTAGATTATTCATCTGATAAGGCTTCCGCGATTCTTAATGCTGTTATTGAAGAGGAAAAGGAAGATATCAGTTACGGTTTTTTATCATTTTTGTCAGAGTATGACACTGTTCCTAGTAGTGTTATTTATGAAATATTTAAAATTAATCCCTTATATGAAGAGATTTTTAGACGATTTATAGTATTAACTATAGTTAGATGTATAGGAGCATCAAATGAGTATATAAAAGTCAATTCTGTAATACAAGATTATATATTACGAAATAAATATTCATTACCTAAGGATATTCTTAATTACCTAAAAGAAAAAATAAAAGAATTTAATCAAAATATAGATAATCCTAAATATACTGATTTTATTGATTTTACAGAATTAAGTTATTATATAAAAGAAAATATGAAGAATGATGAGTATGTTCCTAATAAGTTTTTATATTCAACTCTCTTCCTTCGATCTATTGTAGAATTATATAACGATATGAAAATAGATAAGGTGATCACTATTATAAAAGGATTAAAAAATAATGGTACTTTTGAAATGTATGATCCTATTACTCAAAGCCAGATTCAATATTATTATTGTTTAGCTCTTGCACGAAAGGATTCTAATGAGTTTAACGAGCAAGTTGGATTTTTTAGAAGATCTAAATTTAATAAAGATAGTAAAGCATACATAAATTATAATTTTTTAAAAGGATTCAATTATAGGCTCTCAGGACAACTAGAGTTTGCTGAAAATAGTTTTAGAAATGTTATTTCAAAAAATAGAAATCATAGTAGAGCTAAAAGAGAATTAGCTACTGTATATATATTATTAGAACAATATGATTTAGCATTTGATTTATCTAAGCATAATTATAAAAAGGATCTAGCAAATATTTACCAGATGCAGGCGTATTTTGAGTGCCTAGTGAGAAAAAATAACTTATCTCTTCAAGAAAAAAAAGAATTGGATAAAATATTAAGTACAGTTAATAATTTATATTCAGAAAGACAATTAGATATATTTTATCAGATGAATGCTTTATATAAAGCATTCATAGAAAACAGGCAAAATGAAGCAATCCAATTATTAAAAGAAGGTCTTACTAAGTTTGATACATCAACTTATTTACTGAAGGAACTTTTTGATATTTATCGAGAATGCGGTAATTTAACTGGTATGAAAAATACGTTAGAATCATTAGCTTCAGCAATAAAGGATGGACGGTCTGGATTCGAAAATATATACGTTTTTAGGGAAGCAATCTATGAGGCTTATTCTGGAAAGTCAAAAGCTGATATAGAAATCAATCTTAACAGAAGAAAATCCTTATCTCATAGCATCAAGACGCGTATATTAAGTAAAGTTGATGATGTTATATCTAAAAGATCATTGTAA
- a CDS encoding ABC transporter ATP-binding protein codes for MSFYKKLNELLNHLDKKKAYIFFTFASCATFIGFRLIMSIVNQQLIDGVMSNDNISNEITITIIGVVLSCCSFPIFMYFRGKIIRNSIMKMRLSIFRQALNLPQSYYDNHNNSDVMMYYTYNINSMEETYGEPIRAIVNDIMFGVCSIVMIFIINIKMVLVNIALGILLLSVNVFFNKYIEKSIKLIYDRYNVVLSDISEIYSGIKDIKVFNISEYIYENFLENNKKYETESINLNKIQSSKEGIGYFFKMLNFIFLLFYGSFLVKDNLITIGDMVMVILLHGSIATMFLTIGGTKGILQQAFTCSDALNKFYLEATEKELLQLASHKRSTKDSDCNYSVLFKNVSFNYGNANFQFNNLNLKIQKGEKVALVGYSGSGKSTFIKLVMGLYIPCDGKIFINNQLIYGDNIENIRDDISYIPQDKLLFSGTFEENIRYGNSKITISEIEHICKLVGLHDYIQLLPDKYNSFVGEHGCALSGGQKQRITIARALVKRASILIFDEPTSALDIRNTESIMKIIENLPNEITVIIVAHKLHCMEFVDNIHVFDKGHIIESGNHTELINKKGVYYDLYKSNNKKDEVFI; via the coding sequence TTGAGTTTTTATAAGAAACTAAATGAGTTACTGAACCATCTAGATAAAAAAAAAGCATATATTTTTTTCACATTTGCTAGCTGTGCAACTTTTATTGGTTTTAGATTAATAATGAGTATTGTTAACCAGCAGCTGATTGATGGTGTGATGTCAAATGATAATATCAGTAATGAAATTACGATTACCATAATAGGGGTTGTTTTGTCATGCTGTTCTTTTCCGATTTTTATGTATTTTAGAGGGAAAATTATTCGTAATAGCATAATGAAAATGAGATTATCTATATTTAGACAAGCATTGAATTTGCCTCAAAGTTATTATGATAATCATAATAATAGTGATGTAATGATGTATTACACATATAACATAAATTCAATGGAAGAGACATATGGTGAACCAATTAGAGCAATTGTAAATGACATTATGTTTGGTGTTTGCTCTATTGTAATGATATTTATAATTAACATAAAAATGGTATTGGTTAATATAGCTTTAGGCATACTTTTATTAAGTGTAAATGTATTTTTTAACAAATATATTGAAAAGAGTATTAAATTAATTTATGACAGATATAATGTCGTATTGAGTGATATTAGCGAAATATATTCTGGGATCAAAGATATTAAGGTTTTCAATATATCAGAGTATATATATGAAAATTTTCTAGAGAATAATAAAAAATATGAAACAGAATCAATAAATCTAAATAAGATACAGTCATCTAAAGAAGGAATTGGATACTTCTTTAAGATGTTGAATTTTATATTTTTGCTTTTTTACGGATCATTCTTGGTTAAGGATAACTTAATTACAATAGGCGATATGGTTATGGTAATTTTATTGCATGGAAGTATAGCTACAATGTTTTTAACAATAGGTGGAACTAAAGGTATTCTGCAACAAGCTTTTACATGTAGCGATGCTCTAAATAAATTTTATCTAGAGGCAACAGAAAAAGAGTTGTTACAATTAGCTTCACATAAACGGTCTACCAAAGACAGTGATTGCAATTATTCAGTTTTATTTAAAAATGTCTCATTTAATTATGGTAATGCCAATTTTCAATTTAATAATTTAAATTTGAAGATTCAAAAAGGTGAAAAAGTTGCTTTGGTGGGGTATAGCGGAAGTGGTAAAAGTACATTTATTAAATTAGTAATGGGATTGTATATACCTTGTGATGGAAAAATTTTTATTAATAACCAATTAATTTATGGTGATAATATCGAAAACATAAGAGATGACATATCATATATTCCACAAGATAAATTGTTATTTAGCGGTACATTTGAAGAAAATATAAGATATGGTAATAGTAAAATAACTATTAGTGAAATTGAGCATATATGCAAGTTAGTTGGGTTACATGATTACATTCAATTATTACCAGATAAATATAATAGCTTTGTTGGGGAACATGGTTGTGCTTTATCAGGTGGACAAAAACAAAGAATAACTATTGCAAGAGCTCTAGTTAAGAGAGCTTCTATACTTATATTTGATGAACCAACTTCTGCACTAGATATTAGAAATACTGAGTCTATTATGAAAATTATAGAAAATCTACCTAACGAAATAACAGTCATTATTGTTGCACACAAACTACATTGTATGGAGTTTGTTGACAATATACATGTCTTTGATAAAGGGCATATAATTGAATCTGGGAATCACACAGAATTGATAAATAAGAAAGGAGTATATTATGACCTATATAAGTCTAATAATAAAAAAGATGAGGTGTTTATATGA
- a CDS encoding TIR domain-containing protein — translation MIEHIYNVNMIERSENMYKNPLQVYILWHKEFKEGVELASYLFKKLNRDPDNINYIDIGIPIHFRNMIHDEQDIQYNNSEKTAIVILIDDNMVVDKKWEDYITGIINTQDIQSKILLYPVAINDNSFHFHEELKGKNYIRLTDIEQWESVFKCTENLKENIEFKRELLLSELSHEFACELYNCQDGDKREPLKLFLSHTKADGVQVTKRLKRYIEAFSKSKTFFDANDIEIGQEFWGIIEKNIKKSFLVIIHSDKYTNSAWCRKEVLYAKKENRPVMVINSIEKEEMRSFPYMANIRTIRLVEKSSFIEFYHVITEIYREALRHEYNDLKIRGFKNKENMIAKTLVNKPELLDFHNGNIKDYDKILYPDPPLSQEELDLLDKNKLYHTPLTYYVTNKKALKSKKICFSISEASEEQKDLKFYALKDIMCELIRYILYFGGSIYYGGALKYNNKGNFNLLKAIIDVLETYKKTNENSKDIRVYNFIAYPLTEEISVNDKAKYKNLIKFQECIPNGYPTKLDSSEIEDIKQVKSLEHLQKWSVSLTEMRKKLISEIDLVIIMGGKVTGYKGKYPGVLEEFLIASDMKKPIYLLGGFGGAAKEIIRMIKGNDSNVFEEEKQFNGNNHFYRELYEKDIYMKYHEICKKIKGKAYSLFNNGLTTEENDILFSSEDAQEIIELIIKGIQSLGKSSM, via the coding sequence ATGATAGAACACATCTATAATGTTAATATGATTGAAAGAAGTGAAAATATGTATAAAAATCCACTCCAAGTGTATATACTTTGGCATAAAGAGTTTAAAGAAGGAGTTGAATTAGCTTCATATTTGTTTAAAAAGCTTAATAGAGATCCTGACAATATTAACTATATTGATATAGGTATCCCCATTCATTTTAGGAACATGATTCATGATGAGCAAGATATTCAATATAATAATTCTGAAAAAACTGCAATAGTGATACTTATAGATGATAATATGGTTGTCGATAAGAAATGGGAAGACTATATTACAGGAATCATTAATACGCAGGATATTCAGAGTAAGATTTTATTATATCCAGTGGCAATAAACGATAACTCGTTTCATTTTCATGAAGAACTAAAAGGGAAAAATTATATAAGGCTGACGGATATAGAACAATGGGAGAGTGTTTTTAAATGCACGGAAAATTTAAAAGAGAATATCGAATTTAAAAGAGAACTCCTCTTAAGTGAGCTATCGCATGAATTCGCTTGTGAGTTATATAATTGTCAAGATGGAGATAAAAGAGAACCTCTTAAGTTATTTTTAAGCCATACAAAGGCAGATGGAGTACAAGTAACTAAAAGATTAAAAAGATATATTGAGGCATTTTCAAAATCTAAAACATTTTTTGATGCTAATGATATTGAAATTGGACAAGAGTTTTGGGGAATAATTGAAAAAAATATAAAAAAATCTTTTTTAGTAATTATTCATTCTGATAAGTATACAAATAGTGCTTGGTGCAGAAAAGAAGTTTTATACGCAAAAAAAGAAAACAGACCTGTAATGGTAATTAATTCTATTGAAAAGGAAGAAATGAGGTCGTTCCCATATATGGCTAATATACGTACTATTAGATTAGTAGAAAAATCAAGTTTTATTGAATTTTATCATGTTATTACAGAGATTTATAGAGAAGCACTAAGGCACGAGTATAATGATTTAAAAATAAGAGGTTTTAAAAATAAAGAAAATATGATTGCTAAAACTCTAGTGAATAAACCTGAATTACTAGACTTTCATAATGGTAATATAAAAGATTATGATAAAATATTGTATCCAGATCCTCCATTGTCACAAGAAGAACTAGATTTACTAGATAAAAATAAATTATATCATACGCCATTAACCTATTATGTAACAAATAAAAAAGCATTGAAAAGCAAGAAGATATGTTTTTCTATTTCTGAGGCATCAGAAGAACAAAAGGATTTAAAATTTTATGCATTAAAGGATATAATGTGTGAGTTAATTAGATATATCTTATATTTTGGTGGTAGTATTTACTATGGTGGTGCTCTCAAGTATAACAATAAAGGTAATTTTAATCTATTAAAAGCTATAATTGATGTGCTTGAAACATATAAGAAAACAAATGAAAATTCAAAAGATATTCGAGTATATAATTTTATAGCGTATCCATTAACTGAGGAAATTTCTGTTAATGATAAGGCGAAGTATAAAAATCTAATAAAATTTCAAGAATGTATTCCCAATGGGTATCCTACAAAATTAGATTCTAGTGAAATAGAGGACATAAAACAAGTAAAATCGTTAGAACATTTACAGAAATGGTCCGTATCTCTTACTGAAATGAGAAAAAAGTTAATAAGTGAAATCGACTTAGTTATTATAATGGGTGGAAAGGTAACTGGCTATAAAGGCAAATATCCTGGTGTCTTAGAAGAGTTTTTAATAGCTTCTGATATGAAAAAGCCTATTTATTTACTAGGTGGTTTTGGTGGAGCAGCTAAAGAAATAATACGTATGATTAAGGGGAATGATTCAAACGTATTTGAGGAAGAAAAACAGTTTAACGGAAACAATCACTTTTACAGGGAATTATATGAAAAAGATATATATATGAAGTACCATGAAATATGTAAAAAAATTAAAGGTAAAGCATACTCGCTATTTAATAATGGGTTAACTACAGAAGAAAATGATATTTTATTTAGTTCAGAGGATGCACAAGAGATTATAGAACTAATTATAAAAGGTATACAAAGTTTAGGGAAATCAAGTATGTAG
- a CDS encoding B12-binding domain-containing radical SAM protein, with protein sequence MINSNKEYKRVVFCMVPYWPPLLPPQGLARIKQYIGESGYNCKTFDANIEVEFKEICDEYFKKINECVPKTKQGNIFDLGYVVLRNQMMGHGKCTKNEQYINMMRALFKRNFQSDINEEDVYGFKEIIDKFYQLLKEYIANIIEKERPDVIGLSVYSDNLPASMVAFEYIKSIAPNIITIMGGAIFAGELIESSPNFNDFVEETGRYIDKILIGQGEQLILSFLKGELDDNQKIYHSRDIPNGVIDISHICTPNMTDFKIEQYPYIGTYASKGCPNKCSFCTVVRNFGEYQERDIDTTINEIKFLQEKYKKRAFFMLDSLMNPYITNLSNGIIQEDLSIYIDGYLRISEEVCDITKTMLWRKGGIYRVRIGVESGSQHVLDLMSKGISVDQTRNALASLSYAGIKTTTYWVIGHPGETEEDFNQTLKLLESCKDDIWQAECHIFEYFYDGQPSNNEWELSRELLYPKDVSDLLVCKSWTLNTLPSRETSLERVAIFAEKCRELGIPNPNTISEINYADIRWKNLHSNAVPSLIEIQDIKFNEDKSKLGNVRLAESRIESIDFNF encoded by the coding sequence ATGATTAATAGCAATAAAGAATATAAAAGGGTAGTGTTTTGTATGGTGCCTTATTGGCCACCGTTGTTACCACCACAAGGGTTAGCACGAATTAAACAGTATATAGGTGAAAGTGGATATAACTGCAAAACATTTGATGCAAATATTGAAGTTGAGTTTAAAGAAATATGTGATGAATATTTTAAGAAAATAAACGAGTGTGTTCCTAAGACGAAGCAAGGCAACATTTTTGATTTAGGATACGTAGTCTTAAGAAATCAAATGATGGGGCATGGAAAATGTACTAAGAATGAACAGTATATTAATATGATGCGAGCACTATTCAAGCGAAATTTTCAGTCAGATATTAATGAGGAAGATGTATATGGATTTAAAGAGATAATAGATAAATTCTATCAATTACTCAAAGAATACATAGCAAATATCATTGAAAAGGAAAGACCAGATGTAATAGGATTATCTGTTTATTCTGATAATTTGCCAGCATCTATGGTTGCCTTTGAATATATAAAATCAATAGCGCCTAATATTATAACAATAATGGGAGGGGCAATATTTGCTGGAGAATTAATTGAGAGTAGTCCTAATTTTAATGATTTTGTCGAAGAAACAGGAAGATATATTGATAAAATATTGATTGGGCAAGGAGAACAATTGATATTGTCATTTTTAAAAGGGGAACTTGATGATAATCAAAAAATATATCATAGCAGAGATATACCTAATGGAGTTATTGATATTTCTCATATATGTACGCCTAATATGACTGACTTTAAAATTGAACAATATCCTTATATTGGAACATATGCTTCAAAAGGATGTCCCAATAAATGTAGTTTCTGTACTGTAGTAAGAAATTTTGGTGAATATCAAGAAAGAGATATAGATACAACGATTAATGAAATTAAATTCTTACAAGAAAAATATAAAAAAAGGGCATTCTTCATGCTGGATTCTTTGATGAATCCGTATATTACCAATTTATCTAATGGAATTATACAAGAGGATCTATCTATATATATAGATGGTTATCTGCGTATTAGTGAGGAGGTATGCGACATAACTAAGACCATGCTATGGAGAAAGGGGGGAATCTATCGCGTAAGAATAGGGGTAGAAAGTGGATCACAACATGTATTAGATTTAATGAGTAAAGGAATTTCGGTTGATCAAACACGTAATGCATTGGCAAGTCTTTCTTATGCCGGTATTAAAACAACAACATATTGGGTAATCGGACATCCGGGTGAGACAGAAGAAGATTTTAATCAGACATTAAAATTGCTAGAGAGTTGTAAGGATGATATATGGCAAGCAGAATGCCATATATTTGAATATTTCTATGATGGACAACCTTCAAACAATGAGTGGGAACTTAGTAGAGAGTTATTATATCCAAAAGATGTAAGTGATTTATTAGTTTGTAAATCATGGACTTTAAATACATTACCTTCAAGAGAAACTTCTTTAGAGAGAGTTGCGATATTTGCAGAGAAATGTAGAGAATTGGGAATACCAAATCCTAATACAATAAGTGAAATAAATTATGCTGATATTAGATGGAAAAATTTACACAGTAATGCAGTTCCATCATTGATAGAAATACAAGATATCAAGTTTAATGAAGATAAGAGTAAACTAGGAAATGTTAGGCTTGCTGAAAGTAGAATAGAAAGTATAGATTTTAATTTTTAA
- a CDS encoding helix-turn-helix domain-containing protein — protein MAEKIIKLRMLLGLNKREFAARCGIGYSSLCGYEVGGVINSDNLEKIIGALNLDVNYFAQ, from the coding sequence TTGGCTGAGAAAATAATCAAGTTAAGAATGCTTCTTGGATTAAATAAACGTGAGTTTGCTGCTAGGTGTGGGATTGGATATTCTAGTTTATGTGGATATGAAGTTGGTGGTGTTATAAACTCAGATAATTTAGAAAAGATAATAGGTGCTTTAAATTTAGATGTAAATTATTTTGCTCAATAA